GCTCTTTAACATTCCTAATATCTCCTCGATTAAGAAAAATAGAACTAAGAGCATCTGTCATAATACTAATAGATAAAATATTACCTTTCTTTACAAATAACTTTAAAATTTCGGAAAAACTCTTAGCAGTACCAGCAAATCTTTTAGAAGAACATCCAGATGCTATAATAGAAAATACATCAACATACATAATTACAGCAGTATCTATGAAATTCAAATAAGCATCTGCTAACAATCGAGTAGCAGCTATAGATTGCTCCTGTTGCACCCCATCACCTTTAGAAGAAGAATTAATAGCATGTTTTATAGCCCCCTTAAATTTATCAATTGCACCCTTCCAAGCTTGGGGATTATAATCTTTTAAGACATCTGCAAGACTTTCAAACCTATTAACAAGATCGGCATTACTCATCTTAGCAATAGCACCTCTAAGCACCTTGGCAAATTCTTTACTATTACACACGCTATTATCACCACCTATGCAATTAGAATAAGTTCTAATAATACTATAAACTCCACCATAATCCGAACTAATAAACTTTAGCTGTCCTACATATTTGCTAGAATCAGCAACAAAAGTCTCAAGCTTGTTAATATCACCTAGACTCAATTTATCAAAATAATTTTTTACTTTACTCTCAGTAATATTAGAGCCATTTCTTATGCCAGAATAACTTGTAATTTCACCATTTTCACTTTTCCTTTCAAGCGATCCAAATGAATTTCGACACGACACCATAGAAATTAATGTCAATAATACTAATCCACATATATTGTTCCTAGTCATATTATTTCCTCCTTTTTAAAATCAAAATCATTTGAACAACATTTTACTTCCAAAATCATGATCATCAAACATATATCTTCATTTACTAAAATAATTTTAAACACTCATATTAAATCCAAACATCTAATTCTATTCTTTATAGTCAATGCTCATACATTTAAGGCCTAAAATATAACATACAACAATCATCAAATAATCAACCTTAGAATTACCAATATCTGTCTCTATGTTCATGTGATGAACTTCATCGACATCTGGTAGACTATAATAAATAAACAATTAATCACGCCTTTATCGCAATTTTGAACAAAAAATTAGCTCTCAAATGCCTACTCTCGCTAAAGGATACATATTTCTAAATGAAGAAAAAAGGATAAAAACCGTAAACACATACGTTACAAACTAAATAGAAAAATACGGAGACTTGAAATTGCCCCACACACGCGTAATGAACTGCCTTGTATTCACTCATCTGAGTGTACTATTTGCTTGAATGAAGGCTAAATTCTTACCAGCTACCACCTATATACAAGGGCAACTTATCCCCCCCCCAAGATAGCGCGAAGAATAAGCTAGTTATATTTGAATTCCAAGATACTGAGGTATTACTATACTAGTAAACAGCAACAAAAATTCGCATCTCAAATAACAAAAAATTATTACAGGATTTGCAGATATCTATATCAAAATCAAAAGGAAGATGAACTTGACAAATTCTCTCCCTTTTAATATTAGGCCTACTATAAAGCCTTAGTATTTTTAGATACAATTAAATCAGATTATTTTTTATTTTCCAAAACATCATGCGCATGGGATTCTCTTAAAGAAGCAGCGCTTATTTTAACAAATTTAGCCTTTGTCTTTAATTCTAATATTGTTCCCACTCCCACATAACCCATTCCAGACATTAGACCTCCCTTTAATTGAAATATAATGTCTTTCAGTTTACCAGCATAAGGAACCATTCCTTCAATGCCTTCAGGAACCAATTTGCCAGGAGACTCTTTATTTTCAAGTTGGAAATATCTTGACTTGGAGCCCCTAGCCATAGCAGAAAGAGAGCCCATCCCAACATAAATTTTAAATTTTTTTCCGTTGTAAACTATTTCTTCTGAAGGAGATTCATGAGCACCAGCAAAGAGATTCCCTATCATCACACTATCAGCTCCTACTGCAATTGCTTTAACTATATCTCCTGAAAATCTAATTCCACCATCCGCTATAATACAAGTATTTGTATGTTTACAAACTTCAAAAACATCATTAATTGCAGTCAGCTGCGGCACCCCAACTCCTGCAACTATTCTTGTTGTACATATGCTTCCAGGACCTATGCCTACTTTCAAACAATCTGCCCCTGCATCAATTAAATCAAGAGCTGCTTCCTTAGTTACTATATTACCCGCAATAACATCCAAATTGGGATATTTATTTTTAATGTTTCTTACAAGCTCAATCACCCTCGTAGAATGTCCATGTGCAGAATCAATAGCAATTACATCAACATCTGCTTTAACTAATTCCTCAACACGCTCTAAAGTATCAACATCAGTAGAAACAGCTGCTCCTACTCTTAGCCTATTCTTTACATCTTTGCATGCATTAGGAAAATACTCTTGATGCTCCACGTGATCTATGTCTTTGCAAGTTATTAACCCCCTTAAGTTGTTTGCCTCATCAACAATAAGTAGCTTTTCTATCTTGTGTTTAGACAATATTTCTTTAGCTTCTGTTAACGTTATATCTTCTTTTGCCGTAATTAATTTCTTAGTCATTGCATTCATTACAGGGACATTATCATCCGTAATATATTTAATGTCTCTACTAGTTACTAGGCCCAATATTTTGCCTGTTTTATCTGTTACAGGTAATGCAGAGATCTTATGTTTCGAAATCAATATCCTGGCTTCTTGTACATTCGCATTCTCATCAATAGTGATAGGATTTTTTATAATTCCGGTCCGGTGATAGGCCTTTACTATCTCTACTTCTTTTCTTTGGGCTTCAATGGTGATATTTTTATGTATAATGCCCATTCCACCCTCTTTAGCTATAGCTATTGCCATTCGGCTTTCTGTAACTGTATCCATGGCTGAGCTTAAGAAAGGTATATTTAAAGATATATTCTTTGTTAACTTTGTCCTTAAATCAACATTACTAGGTAATACAGATGATTTTCTAGGAATTAAAGAGACATCATCAAAAGTCAAAGCCTCTTTTACTATCTTATCTATCAATAGGTTCTCCTTATTTTTATTATTCCCATTCTATTGTTGCTGGAGGCTTAGAAGAAATGTCATAACAGACTCTATTTATGCCTCTGGCCTCATTAATTATTCTTGAAGAAACTTTTTTTAAAAAATCATAAGGTAATTCAACCCAATTAGCAGTCATAAAGTCTAAAGTATTAACACATCGAATAACAGCTGTATATTCATATGTTCTGCTATCTCCCATTACTCCAACAGATTTTACAGGCAATAAAACTACAAATGCTTGTCTTATCTTATAATATAAATTACTTGCCAAAAGTTCTTCTATTAAGATACTATCAGCTTTCTGCAGAATATTAATTTTCTCCTGAGTGATCTTGCCAATTATTCTTATTGCCAATCCTGGACCTGGGAATGGATGCCTATAAAGAACATCCTCTGCAATCCCTAATTGAATTCCTAGTTGAATTACTTCATCTTTAAAAAGCTCCCTTAACGGCTCTAAAAGTTTTAACTTAATTTTCCCTGGAAGTCCTCCTACATTATGGTGTGATTTGATATGTGAGGAGAAAACATCATTCCTCGATTCAGACTCAATTACATCTGAATAAATAGTTCCTTGAGCCAAAAATTCTACATCTTTGTCTTCTAAGGCTATCTTTTCAAAAACCTCTATAAATGTTTTTCCTATGATTTTTCTTTTCTCTTCAGGATCATCTATATTTTTTAAATTATTCAAAAATATTGAAGAAGAATCAACATGTTTTATGTTCAAATTATATTGTCTATTAAGTTCTAATATCTCCCTAGCTTCATTCTTGCGCAACAAACCAGTATCTATAAAAATACAGATTAAATTACTCTCTATTGCCTTATTAACAAGTAAGGCACATACTAAAGAATCTGTTCCACCAGAAAGTCCCAAAATTACTTTCTTATCACCTACTTGAAGTTTTATTTTTTCCACAAGATCGTCTATGCTATTATTTAAATTCCAGTTAACCTGAGCTTGACAAATTTTAAAAATAAAATTTTTAAGTATTTGATTTCCAGATTCTGAACAAGTTACCTCTGGATGAAATTGTAACCCATAAATTTTTTGCTCTTCATTAAATACAGATGCAATACAAGTTTTAGTATAAGCTATTTGTTTGAAACTGCTTGGAACCTTTACAATATTGTCTCCATGACTCATCATTATTTCTAACTTATTGGGAAGTCCCAAAAATAAATTAGACTGATTATCATCTATAAATAATTCAGTATTACCAAATTCTTGCTTATCGCACTTAGAAATTACGCCCCCAAACAATTTAATGATTAGTTGCATTCCATAACATATTCCTAGAATCGGTACACCTAAATTAAAAATCTCAATGTCCACAGTAGGGGCTTCGTCTAGATAAACAGAGGCAGGTCCTCCGCTTAAAATTATCCCCAAAGGATGCATATCCTTAATCTCTTCTGCAGAAATAGAATATGCAATGACTCTTGTATAAACACCTACCTCCCTAATTTTTCTCGCAATCAGTTGACTATACTGAGAGCCAAAATCTAACACAATCACTGCATTATTACTCACTATAAATTCCTTCAAAAATTAATTTTACTCATCATCTTGGAAAAGATAATTTTATCAACCTTAACAATCAAACTAACTTCTTATGCAATGTTTTAACGAAACAAGACAAAAATTTATATCTATACTCCTTGAGTAATTATAGTCAAAAATGCACTTGCTTTGTTAATCCACTACTCCAAATATATAAGCTAATACGATCAACATTGATTAACTTATATAAAATCTATTTATCTAACATTCTACTAAAAAACATCTTGATGTTAAATTAACTTATAAGCCTAAACTACCACTCATAACTATAAAACAGACTATTAACTAGAGTAATCTCAAGATCTCCTGTACCATCATAGCTGCATTCACCGTTGCCAACTTAAGATATTCATTGTATTCAACTTCATTGCCCTCATTGTTTATAATATCAGATATAGATCTAACAACTATAAAAGGAACATTAAATACATGGGCAACATGTCCCAATGCTGCACCCTCCATATCTACTGCTATCATATCCTCAAAGTTTGCTACAATTTTTGACATATAAGCTGGATCAATAAATTGATCTCCTGATAATATTAATCCTGAATATCCATCAACACCTTTAAGATTTGTTTGAATAGCTTTCAAGGCCTTTTCAAGCAAATTTCTATCACTACTAAACCTCTGGGGTAATTCTGGAACCTGTCCAACCTCATGTCCAAATTTAATCAAATCAAAATCATGATAAGCTACTTCTGAAGATATTACTATATCTCCCACCTTAAGATCACTTACCTTAGGGCTTATAACCCCACCAGCAACACCACAATTAATTACATGACTTATATTATACTTGGACAAAAGA
The Borrelia hermsii DAH DNA segment above includes these coding regions:
- the guaB gene encoding IMP dehydrogenase; the encoded protein is MIDKIVKEALTFDDVSLIPRKSSVLPSNVDLRTKLTKNISLNIPFLSSAMDTVTESRMAIAIAKEGGMGIIHKNITIEAQRKEVEIVKAYHRTGIIKNPITIDENANVQEARILISKHKISALPVTDKTGKILGLVTSRDIKYITDDNVPVMNAMTKKLITAKEDITLTEAKEILSKHKIEKLLIVDEANNLRGLITCKDIDHVEHQEYFPNACKDVKNRLRVGAAVSTDVDTLERVEELVKADVDVIAIDSAHGHSTRVIELVRNIKNKYPNLDVIAGNIVTKEAALDLIDAGADCLKVGIGPGSICTTRIVAGVGVPQLTAINDVFEVCKHTNTCIIADGGIRFSGDIVKAIAVGADSVMIGNLFAGAHESPSEEIVYNGKKFKIYVGMGSLSAMARGSKSRYFQLENKESPGKLVPEGIEGMVPYAGKLKDIIFQLKGGLMSGMGYVGVGTILELKTKAKFVKISAASLRESHAHDVLENKK
- the guaA gene encoding glutamine-hydrolyzing GMP synthase, with product MSNNAVIVLDFGSQYSQLIARKIREVGVYTRVIAYSISAEEIKDMHPLGIILSGGPASVYLDEAPTVDIEIFNLGVPILGICYGMQLIIKLFGGVISKCDKQEFGNTELFIDDNQSNLFLGLPNKLEIMMSHGDNIVKVPSSFKQIAYTKTCIASVFNEEQKIYGLQFHPEVTCSESGNQILKNFIFKICQAQVNWNLNNSIDDLVEKIKLQVGDKKVILGLSGGTDSLVCALLVNKAIESNLICIFIDTGLLRKNEAREILELNRQYNLNIKHVDSSSIFLNNLKNIDDPEEKRKIIGKTFIEVFEKIALEDKDVEFLAQGTIYSDVIESESRNDVFSSHIKSHHNVGGLPGKIKLKLLEPLRELFKDEVIQLGIQLGIAEDVLYRHPFPGPGLAIRIIGKITQEKINILQKADSILIEELLASNLYYKIRQAFVVLLPVKSVGVMGDSRTYEYTAVIRCVNTLDFMTANWVELPYDFLKKVSSRIINEARGINRVCYDISSKPPATIEWE
- a CDS encoding 5'-methylthioadenosine/adenosylhomocysteine nucleosidase translates to MCHHNCLAFKLLIFLLICFNGYAVSNKNSSILIVFAIDSGAAELNKLMSRKEEIVLRDYGINKKIVKGKISNRNVISAVVGIGKVNTSLWTSYLLSKYNISHVINCGVAGGVISPKVSDLKVGDIVISSEVAYHDFDLIKFGHEVGQVPELPQRFSSDRNLLEKALKAIQTNLKGVDGYSGLILSGDQFIDPAYMSKIVANFEDMIAVDMEGAALGHVAHVFNVPFIVVRSISDIINNEGNEVEYNEYLKLATVNAAMMVQEILRLL